In a genomic window of Halobiforma lacisalsi AJ5:
- a CDS encoding DUF7351 domain-containing protein, giving the protein MDRECEYSEPNDLDPADAFSLLGHELRVDILQALLEESRTGGEYPAAFSTLREQVGAEVSAQFNYHLGELTGHFVRRTDDGYELRYAGWAVATSILAGTYNRRAAFGPTEIGGRCPHCGERALVASYREEWLAVECTACDDRLVRYPFPPGGLESRSLPAVLEAFDRRVRSHVALARDGVCPACTGPMDVAIPTTADGEGTAGSDPDGDDADAGDDVIATFRCRRCGNRIRPRPGLALLEHERVVRFAAERGRSLSETPFWELEWCVSGDAASVTGTEPWRCTVSIPIGDESLLVTVDDEFTVRSVTVETVESDR; this is encoded by the coding sequence ATGGACCGCGAGTGCGAGTACTCGGAGCCGAACGACCTCGACCCCGCCGACGCGTTCTCCCTCCTCGGCCACGAACTCCGCGTCGACATCCTGCAGGCCCTTCTCGAGGAGAGCCGCACGGGCGGCGAGTACCCCGCGGCGTTCTCGACACTACGGGAGCAGGTCGGTGCGGAGGTGAGTGCGCAGTTCAACTACCACCTCGGGGAGCTGACGGGCCACTTCGTCAGGCGCACCGACGATGGGTACGAACTCCGGTATGCGGGGTGGGCAGTGGCGACCTCGATCCTCGCGGGAACGTACAACCGGCGGGCCGCGTTCGGCCCGACGGAGATCGGCGGCCGCTGTCCGCACTGCGGGGAGAGGGCGCTCGTCGCGTCGTACCGCGAGGAGTGGCTCGCCGTCGAGTGCACCGCCTGCGACGACCGACTCGTCAGGTACCCGTTCCCGCCGGGCGGGCTCGAGTCCCGCTCGTTGCCGGCGGTCCTCGAGGCGTTCGACCGGCGCGTTCGGTCGCACGTGGCGCTCGCCCGCGACGGGGTCTGTCCGGCCTGTACGGGTCCGATGGACGTCGCGATCCCCACGACTGCAGACGGCGAGGGCACTGCCGGTTCCGACCCAGACGGCGACGACGCGGACGCCGGGGACGATGTGATCGCGACCTTCCGCTGTCGCCGGTGTGGCAATCGAATTCGACCGAGACCGGGCCTGGCCCTGCTCGAGCACGAACGCGTCGTCCGGTTCGCCGCCGAGCGTGGTCGGTCGCTCTCGGAGACACCGTTCTGGGAACTCGAGTGGTGTGTCTCCGGGGACGCTGCGTCAGTGACGGGAACGGAGCCGTGGCGGTGCACGGTCTCGATCCCGATCGGGGACGAGTCGCTACTGGTCACCGTCGACGACGAGTTCACGGTCCGGTCCGTAACGGTCGAGACTGTCGAGTCGGATCGGTAA
- a CDS encoding MFS transporter yields MSRVRGRGSVAVAYYLYRMADSVGFIWPVFTLFLLWNDLTYAQIGTLSALSAVLVVSLEVPTGYVADRYGRRLVLGTAMLAMAVSTAGFVVADAFLEFAALYALWALSMALQSGTADAWLYDALGGGTKRDGVFTRVRGRGGAVHQWTSAVTMIGGGFLYVVHPTYPFVASALLNAVGVLVVVAMPQNQRFEESSAEGSAEDRLGVRESLSILAARLGAPGLRTFVAYVALFFGIVHAADTYVQPITVDVLRAQVGGALEGVTVAGIAVQSEALLGIVYAGFALVAAVASYHADTARRWLGLRRVLRYLPVCVAVSFLLPLAVSALAVPIFFGMKAGQALSKPLVGQYLNDRTGDAGRATVLSAVSMVYAAVRAPLMPLAGVVADGTAPTVAVAALGSGFLGVAVVGFLVGSPIVDPPPGTPSEG; encoded by the coding sequence ATGTCTCGAGTCCGCGGACGTGGATCGGTGGCTGTCGCCTACTACCTGTACCGGATGGCCGACTCGGTTGGGTTCATCTGGCCGGTGTTTACGCTCTTTCTGCTGTGGAACGACCTCACGTATGCCCAGATCGGGACGCTGAGTGCCCTCTCTGCGGTCCTCGTCGTCTCGCTCGAGGTGCCGACGGGGTACGTCGCCGATCGGTACGGTCGCCGGCTCGTCCTCGGAACGGCCATGCTCGCGATGGCCGTCTCGACGGCGGGATTCGTCGTCGCCGACGCCTTCCTCGAGTTCGCGGCGCTGTACGCGCTCTGGGCGCTTTCGATGGCGCTCCAGAGCGGGACCGCCGACGCGTGGCTCTACGACGCGCTCGGCGGTGGAACGAAGCGAGACGGCGTGTTCACACGCGTTCGCGGACGGGGTGGGGCCGTCCACCAGTGGACGTCCGCCGTCACGATGATCGGCGGCGGCTTCCTGTACGTCGTCCATCCCACGTACCCGTTCGTCGCCTCGGCACTGCTCAACGCGGTCGGCGTGCTGGTGGTCGTCGCTATGCCCCAAAACCAGCGGTTCGAGGAATCGTCTGCGGAGGGCTCGGCCGAGGACCGACTCGGCGTCCGGGAATCGCTGTCGATCCTCGCCGCCCGGCTCGGGGCCCCCGGCCTGCGCACGTTCGTCGCGTACGTCGCTCTGTTTTTCGGGATCGTCCACGCGGCCGACACGTACGTCCAGCCGATCACGGTCGACGTCCTCCGGGCGCAGGTCGGGGGCGCACTCGAGGGCGTGACCGTCGCCGGTATCGCCGTCCAGTCCGAGGCACTGCTCGGGATCGTCTACGCCGGATTCGCCCTCGTCGCCGCCGTCGCCAGCTACCACGCCGACACCGCGCGACGATGGCTCGGACTTCGGCGCGTGCTTCGATACCTCCCCGTCTGTGTCGCCGTATCCTTCCTCCTGCCGCTGGCAGTGTCGGCGCTCGCGGTCCCGATCTTCTTCGGTATGAAGGCCGGCCAGGCCCTCTCGAAGCCGCTGGTGGGGCAGTACCTCAACGATCGGACGGGCGATGCCGGCCGGGCGACGGTGCTGAGCGCGGTTTCGATGGTCTATGCTGCCGTCCGGGCGCCGCTGATGCCGCTCGCTGGCGTCGTCGCGGACGGGACGGCACCGACCGTCGCCGTCGCCGCGCTCGGGAGCGGCTTCCTCGGGGTCGCCGTCGTCGGGTTCCTCGTCGGCTCGCCGATCGTCGACCCCCCGCCGGGGACGCCGTCGGAGGGATAA
- the mutL gene encoding DNA mismatch repair endonuclease MutL — translation MTGEPDDSRAEPDGAPTNADGTEIHQLDEDTVARIAAGEVVERPASAVKELVENSLDADASRVEVTVEEGGTELIRVADDGRGMTEADLRAAVRQHTTSKIADLEDLESGVSTLGFRGEALHTIGSVSRLTIRSRPRDGSGAGTELVYEGGDVTSVEPAGCPVGTVVEVEDLFYNTPARRKFLKTTATEFAHVNRVVTRYALANPDVAVSLTHDGREVFATTGQGDLQAAVLAVYGREVASSMIPVEADGDDLPPGPVDSVSGLVSHPETNRSSREYLATYVNDRAVTADAIREGIMGAYGTQLGSDRYPFVALFLEVPGDAVDVNVHPRKREVRFDDDDAVRRQVDAAVESALLEHGLLRSRAPRGRSAPGEARVEPDRSETVTGRGAESVASDASGDSDRGGSALDSREVDTADDGMDDTAAAPEPERSSANPTASAATPGDESSPESEPDASSSRSPPETSPDPTRDRTGSTDRSPTEGGEPARGATEPDESGDSGRNATLESASGTEEVRPAGEHGSDADRTDATGERDPHDPERKFDGPSEQRTLEGDPATGDRTAFDSLPPLRVMGQLDDTYLVCETPDGLALVDQHAADERVNYERLRDAFADDPPAQALAEPVELELTAAEAEAFSGYADALERLGFYADRVSDRTVAVTTVPAVLEETLEPEHLRDVLTSFVEGDREAGAETVDELADEFLGDLACYPSVTGNTSLTEGSVVDLLAKLDDCENPYACPHGRPVIVRFDGQEIEERFERDYPGHGG, via the coding sequence ATGACCGGAGAACCCGACGACTCGAGAGCCGAACCCGACGGAGCGCCGACGAATGCGGACGGGACCGAGATCCACCAGTTGGACGAGGATACCGTCGCCAGGATCGCCGCCGGCGAGGTCGTCGAGCGACCCGCCAGCGCGGTGAAGGAACTGGTCGAGAACAGCCTCGACGCCGACGCCTCCCGCGTCGAGGTCACCGTCGAGGAGGGCGGCACCGAACTGATCCGGGTCGCCGACGACGGCCGCGGGATGACCGAAGCCGATCTTCGGGCCGCGGTCCGCCAGCACACGACGAGCAAGATCGCGGACCTCGAGGACCTCGAGTCGGGCGTCTCCACGCTGGGCTTCCGGGGCGAGGCCCTGCACACGATCGGCTCGGTCTCGCGGCTGACGATCCGGTCGCGGCCCCGCGACGGGAGCGGGGCGGGGACGGAACTCGTCTACGAGGGCGGCGACGTGACGAGCGTCGAACCCGCGGGCTGTCCCGTGGGAACCGTCGTCGAGGTCGAGGACCTCTTTTATAACACGCCCGCACGCCGGAAGTTCCTGAAGACGACCGCGACGGAATTCGCCCACGTCAACCGCGTCGTCACGCGGTACGCGCTGGCGAACCCGGACGTCGCCGTCTCGCTGACCCACGACGGCCGGGAGGTGTTCGCCACGACGGGCCAGGGGGACCTCCAGGCCGCCGTCCTCGCTGTCTACGGTCGCGAGGTCGCCTCGTCGATGATCCCGGTCGAAGCCGACGGCGACGACCTCCCGCCGGGCCCGGTCGACTCCGTTTCCGGTCTGGTGAGCCATCCCGAAACGAACCGCTCGAGCCGGGAGTACCTCGCCACCTACGTCAACGACCGCGCCGTGACCGCGGACGCGATCCGCGAGGGGATCATGGGCGCGTACGGGACGCAACTGGGAAGCGACCGCTACCCGTTCGTGGCCCTCTTCCTCGAGGTGCCTGGCGACGCGGTCGACGTGAACGTCCACCCGCGCAAGCGCGAGGTGCGGTTCGACGACGACGATGCCGTCCGCCGGCAGGTCGACGCGGCGGTGGAGTCCGCGCTGCTCGAGCACGGGCTCCTGCGTTCTCGCGCGCCCCGTGGGCGATCCGCGCCGGGCGAGGCGCGGGTCGAACCCGACCGCAGTGAGACGGTAACGGGCCGGGGCGCAGAGTCGGTGGCGTCGGATGCGAGCGGTGACTCGGATCGCGGAGGATCGGCGCTCGACTCACGGGAAGTCGATACGGCGGACGACGGGATGGACGACACCGCTGCGGCCCCGGAGCCGGAACGCTCGAGCGCGAATCCGACCGCGAGCGCCGCCACCCCCGGAGACGAGTCCAGCCCCGAGTCCGAACCCGACGCGTCGAGTTCGCGGTCGCCGCCGGAAACGTCGCCGGACCCGACGCGAGACCGGACCGGATCGACCGACCGCTCGCCGACCGAGGGGGGCGAACCGGCTCGAGGGGCGACCGAACCCGACGAGTCGGGCGATTCCGGGCGGAACGCAACCCTCGAGTCCGCGTCGGGAACCGAGGAGGTCCGACCCGCTGGGGAACACGGGTCGGACGCGGACCGGACGGACGCCACGGGCGAGCGGGACCCCCACGACCCCGAACGCAAGTTCGACGGTCCCTCCGAGCAGCGCACCCTCGAGGGCGACCCCGCCACCGGCGACCGGACGGCGTTCGACTCCCTGCCGCCGCTGCGGGTCATGGGCCAGCTCGACGACACCTACCTCGTCTGCGAGACGCCCGACGGGCTCGCCCTGGTCGACCAGCACGCCGCCGACGAGCGGGTCAACTACGAGCGCCTGCGGGACGCCTTCGCCGACGACCCGCCGGCACAGGCCCTGGCCGAACCCGTCGAACTCGAACTCACCGCCGCCGAGGCCGAGGCGTTCTCCGGGTACGCCGACGCCCTCGAGCGGCTGGGCTTTTACGCCGACCGGGTCAGTGACCGAACGGTGGCCGTCACGACCGTCCCCGCCGTCCTCGAGGAGACGCTCGAGCCCGAACACCTGCGGGACGTCCTCACGTCGTTCGTCGAGGGCGACCGCGAGGCGGGCGCCGAGACGGTCGACGAGCTGGCCGACGAGTTCCTCGGCGATCTTGCCTGTTATCCGTCGGTGACGGGGAACACGTCGCTGACCGAGGGTTCGGTCGTCGACCTGCTCGCGAAGCTGGACGACTGCGAGAACCCTTACGCGTGTCCGCACGGCCGGCCCGTCATCGTCCGGTTCGACGGACAGGAGATCGAGGAGCGGTTCGAGCGGGATTATCCCGGCCACGGCGGCTGA
- the dapA gene encoding 4-hydroxy-tetrahydrodipicolinate synthase: MNLRLRRALEGITCPLVTPLDADGDLDEGALADLVDHLLAGGIDGLFPCGTTGEFASLTPAERRRVVEIVVDRTDGEVPVLAGAAATSVAETVDYVEEAADIGADAAVVVSPYFHPSNDPDGVRQFFDRVADETSLPLLLYNIPACTGESIPLEVVEALAERESFVGLKDSSGDLEYFLSARECTPEEFLLLQGYDALLVPALRTGGDGGINALSNVAPEAYAELSETAETERGRMLQSAVSRLFEACGEYGFAPVTKTALAYRGVIPNDAVRPPLVSVPDDDRSRIETAVDALLEV, encoded by the coding sequence ATGAACCTCCGGCTTCGACGGGCGCTCGAGGGGATTACGTGTCCGCTCGTGACGCCCCTGGACGCGGACGGGGACCTCGATGAGGGTGCACTCGCCGATCTGGTCGATCACCTGCTCGCGGGTGGAATCGACGGGCTGTTTCCCTGCGGGACGACCGGCGAGTTCGCGAGCCTCACGCCCGCGGAACGGCGACGGGTCGTCGAGATCGTCGTCGATCGCACGGACGGCGAGGTGCCGGTACTGGCCGGCGCGGCCGCAACGAGCGTCGCGGAGACGGTCGACTACGTCGAGGAGGCGGCCGACATCGGTGCCGACGCCGCAGTGGTCGTGTCGCCGTACTTCCACCCCTCGAACGACCCCGACGGCGTCCGGCAGTTCTTCGACCGGGTCGCCGATGAGACGTCGCTACCCTTGCTGCTGTACAACATTCCGGCCTGTACCGGCGAGTCGATCCCGCTCGAGGTCGTCGAAGCCCTCGCCGAACGCGAGTCGTTCGTCGGCCTGAAGGACTCGAGCGGCGACCTCGAGTACTTCCTGTCGGCGCGAGAGTGCACCCCCGAGGAGTTCCTCCTGTTACAGGGGTACGACGCCCTGCTCGTTCCTGCGCTCCGAACCGGTGGCGACGGCGGCATCAACGCGCTGTCGAACGTCGCCCCCGAGGCCTACGCCGAACTGTCCGAAACCGCCGAGACGGAGCGGGGCCGAATGCTCCAGTCGGCGGTCTCGAGGCTGTTCGAAGCCTGCGGCGAGTACGGGTTCGCGCCGGTGACCAAGACCGCGCTCGCCTATCGGGGCGTGATCCCGAACGACGCCGTACGGCCGCCGCTGGTGTCGGTGCCCGACGATGACCGCTCGCGAATCGAAACCGCCGTCGACGCACTGCTCGAAGTATGA
- a CDS encoding OsmC family protein, with protein MSDSARTQRFGVSATSDSHTKTTVSTRDFEFVVDEPPESGGTDDGPTPVEYLLGSWAGCLNVVAHTVADEYGFDLESVEIDLEGEIDPAKFLGKTEDGRAGYRGIDVTIDVEADADEDTIEAWFAEVEERCPVGDNIQNETPATIDLEY; from the coding sequence ATGAGCGACTCAGCACGGACCCAGCGATTCGGCGTCTCGGCGACGAGCGACAGTCATACGAAGACGACGGTATCGACCCGCGACTTCGAGTTCGTGGTCGACGAACCGCCAGAGAGCGGCGGGACCGACGACGGCCCGACGCCGGTCGAGTATTTGCTGGGCTCGTGGGCGGGCTGTCTCAACGTCGTCGCCCACACCGTCGCCGACGAGTACGGCTTCGACCTCGAGTCCGTCGAGATCGACCTCGAGGGCGAGATCGACCCCGCGAAGTTCCTGGGGAAGACCGAGGACGGCCGGGCTGGCTATCGAGGGATCGACGTGACGATCGACGTCGAGGCCGACGCCGACGAGGATACCATCGAGGCGTGGTTCGCGGAGGTCGAGGAGCGCTGCCCCGTCGGCGACAACATCCAGAACGAGACGCCGGCGACGATCGACCTCGAGTACTGA